A single Epinephelus fuscoguttatus linkage group LG13, E.fuscoguttatus.final_Chr_v1 DNA region contains:
- the znf142 gene encoding zinc finger protein 142 isoform X1: MDRGNPGETMETVEAHQCEKCGESFSDSGFFTSHPCSERLTTPSSKKQLENYKCSQCSEVFSKPGILKRHLKIIHGGHDPEGPFPCTEQGCQFSSTDRQEYQAHLMSSHGLTLIPCTQQSCKMSFLTQGEMERHLQAHMPFGCFQCQFVTQNEKDLNDHLSEHNHLPPRAQGQGAAATTVCTNGRYQPQVSNRPKRKLNTSPAYALSLPGERSEEQPERPRHNIKRMRKAVEGDKPSAVDAVLPPSKEYLAEGSEHTYRTHTCPKCRRCFKMRSHLQEHLHLHFPDPSLQCPTCKRYFTSKSKLRIHRLREAGEKVHHCHLCEYSAVERNAIRRHLTSVHAGEAEDGVKGHSYPCPTCGQSFHQSKSLKAHMKTHNILSHSKPVACFQEGCSFQSSLRKELVRHTAEVHGFKAVECRHHACGAVFQSETDMEAHYRTHLAYHCSQCDFSCSNKTVFLQHQRHGHPGNEKLCCDFCCFVTFNPVEFQQHIGHLHANEKIHRCSQCTYVTSHKRGLKRHMLMHSGEKPHKCSLCDFRCRDESYLSKHMLTHSDNKNFMCAECGYVTKWKHYLNVHMRKHAGDLRYQCDQCPYRCHRMDQLNSHKLRHQAKSLMCEICAYACKRKYELRNHMLAKHSGEEKQPSIYKCKYCTYTTCYRQALQNHENCKHTKLKEFRCALCFYSSFSSISLFLHKRKTHGYVPGDKAWLENYAAKEKERNSTEFLQDFYSKPLAAHKQSEQSTSEGPPLSQRELSDLPGSADHSASKGSVAGSQTVDSVDVFDVVSQEVVNQGISDSPQSVNSPEEYCTLVLTTLSTTDYQTSSLQNQEESCANQTPSSSKFNCNGSDISPEKADFSTSSLEEDDVAMADAECEQSDIDDNYESLNNTSQPIIPGECQTPAVESGGGKICSTFPSEHNQPFESEIRLKAMKKHDKDQAEAMVLEGRVQMLVVPAKEVYRCDKCSYVSSKETALKYHCQALCSGRIKGHQCQACGAQFKQQRGLDSHLSKKCPALPRKTRTFVGTANTCLAAEDNSAVDQDDETNSSQTELPSSQNRISTDKGLQQEEGVCTSHLKICKGIVDNAFTSSNSGQKQSKIQAKKLLKVQLAKKQLLSSNKQRNVPLQKSLYANKDGKFKCKLCSFSSVRLATVERHLSTCRKILRKRETQIISEEGNKCGNESIKEKEDLVEEYKERTGNVSEKHQIFSCPSCAFKCNQKRALDSHEKRGCLKPDEVQCTMCSYVTKSKTTLTRHILCAHNKKVGVAKRLHCQHCSFTCKQQRCMAQHIALKHKGARPHQCRYCPFSTTRRYRLEEHESLHTGIGRHSCDMCDKTFGAVTKLRQHKMRIHDKQPTHFCSLCDFSGYTLDDVRRHNLRCHVGELHHACTHCDAQFSSEVALRNHCKRVHQLQVCFSCKQCDYTCGSEATLKSHQESKHPQVKCNTCQESFKTKESLEIHQRTHLAHHCQLCPFATKTRQLLAQHLLNEHEEESQEEKPLKCSSCQFACRHQLVLEQHLRSHGGKRLYKCTDCEYSTRNKQKITWHIRIHTGEKPYSCEQCSYTCTDPSRLKLHMRVHQAEKKYLCPECGYKCKWATQLKYHMTKHTGDKPYACDECDYRTNRADALRAHRDTQHCDLRPYVCEKCGKAFKTSFILKTHQRQHSDDRPYTCGLCHKAFRWPAGLRHHYLSHTKQQPFCCRHCSYRAKQKFQVVKHLQRHHPEMSVEQGVVRDSEAVSLTLKEALQGTLDERATEVDKEGGAGDEVQVEEVIQREEDCETKS, translated from the exons TCCAAGCCAGGTATCCTGAAACGGCACCTTAAAATCATCCACGGTGGACATGACCCTGAAGGCCCATTCCCCTGCACTGAGCAAGGCTGCCAGTTCAGCAGCACAGACCGTCAGGAATATCAAGCTCACTTGATGTCCTCACATGGTCTCACTCTTATCCCTTGCACCCAGCAGTCCTGTAAAATGTCATTCCTCACACAGGGTGAGATGGAGAGACACTTGCAGGCCCACATGCCCTTCGGCTGCTTTCAGTGTCAGTTTGTCACTCAGAATGAAAAAGATCTGAATGATCACCTCTCGGAGCACAACCATCTGCCACCTCGTGCTCAAG ggcagggggcTGCAGCCACAACTGTATGCACTAATGGAAGGTACCAACCTCAGGTGTCCAACAGgccaaaaagaaaactgaatacCAGCCCAGCTTATGCATTATCATTACCTGGAGAGAGGAGTGAGGAACAGCCTGAGAGGCCAAGGCACAATATTAAAAGGATGAGAAAGGCAGTGGAAGGAGACAAACCCTCAGCAGTGGATGCTGTACTGCCTCCATCCAAAG AGTACCTTGCAGAGGGATCAGAGCACACTTATCGCACCCACACTTGCCCCAAGTGTCGCCGCTGCTTCAAGATGCGCTCCCACCTGCAGGAGCACCTCCATTTACATTTTCCTGACCCCAGCCTCCAGTGTCCCACCTGCAAGCGTTACTTCACCAGCAAGAGCAAACTACGTATACACAGACTTCGTGAGGCGGGTGAAAAGGTTCACCATTGCCACTTGTGTGAATATTCTGCCGTGGAGCGGAACGCAATTCGTCGCCACCTTACCAGCGTGCATGCCGGTGAGGCAGAGGACGGTGTAAAGGGTCACAGCTATCCCTGCCCCACCTGTGGTCAAAGCTTTCACCAGAGCAAATCTCTTAAGGCCCACATGAAGACGCACAATATTCTGTCACACAGCAAGCCAGTGGCCTGCTTCCAAGAGGGTTGTTCTTTCCAGAGTTCTTTGCGTAAAGAACTTGTCAGACACACTGCCGAGGTGCATGGGTTCAAGGCTGTAGAGTGTCGCCATCACGCTTGTGGTGCCGTTTTCCAAAGTGAGACAGACATGGAGGCTCATTATCGGACACACCTCGCTTACCACTGCTCACAGTGTGATTTCTCATGTTCCAATAAGACTGTCTTCCTCCAGCACCAGCGGCACGGTCACCCAGGAAATGAAAAGCTTTGCTGCGACTTCTGCTGCTTCGTCACATTTAACCCTGTGGAGTTCCAGCAGCACATCGGACATTTGCACGCCAACGAGAAGATCCATCGCTGCTCTCAGTGCACCTACGTGACCTCGCATAAACGGGGCTTGAAGAGACACATGCTGATGCACAGTG GTGAGAAGCCCCACAAGTGCAGCCTGTGTGACTTCAGGTGCCGAGACGAGTCCTACCTCTCTAAACATATGCTCACACACTCAGACAACAAGAACTTTATGTGTGCTGAATGTGGATACGTCACTAAATGGAAACACTATCTGAATGTCCATATGAGGAAACATGCTGGAGACCTCAG GTATCAGTGTGACCAGTGCCCCTACCGCTGTCACCGAATGGACCAGCTCAATAGCCACAAATTACGACATCAGGCCAAATCACTTATGTGTGAGATCTGTGCTTATGCCTGCAAGCGCAAATATGAGCTTCGCAATCACATGTTGGCCAAACACTCCGGAGAGGAGAAACAGCCATCCATATATAAGTgcaaatactgtacatacactACCTGCTACAGACAAGCCCTTCAAAACCATGAGAACTGTAAACATACCAAGCTGAAAGAGTTCCGGTGTGCCCTCTGCTTTTATTCCTCTTTCAGTAGCATCAGCCTCTTCCTGCACAAGAGGAAAACTCATGGCTATGTACCTGGGGACAAAGCATGGCTTGAAAACTACGCTgcaaaggagaaggagaggaactCAACAGAGTTCTTGCAGGATTTTTACAGTAAGCCCTTAGCAGCTCACAAGCAGTCTGAACAATCCACCTCTGAAGGACCTCCACTGTCTCAAAGAGAACTTTCTGATCTTCCTGGCTCAGCAGATCACAGTGCCAGCAAAGGGTCTGTAGCTGGTTCACAAACTGTGGATTCTGTGGATGTTTTTGACGTTGTTTCGCAAGAGGTTGTTAATCAAGGTATTTCAGATAGTCCTCAATCTGTGAACAGTCCTGAGGAGTACTGTACTCTTGTTTTAACAACACTATCAACCACTGACTATCAGACCTCCTCTTTACAAAATCAGGAAGAAAGTTGTGCAAATCAGACTCCAAGCTCATCAAAATTTAATTGCAATGGCTCTGACATATCACCAGAAAAGGCAGACTTCTCTACATCTTCactggaggaagatgatgtagCTATGGCTGATGCAGAATGTGAACAAAGTGACATAGATGACAACTATGAGTCCCTAAATAATACAAGTCAACCAATCATACCAGGGGAGTGTCAAACACCTGCGGTGGAGAGTGGTGGTGGAAAAATCTGTTCCACTTTTCCTTCTGAGCACAATCAGCCATTTGAATCTGAGATCCGTCTTAAAGCTATGAAAAAGCACGACAAAGACCAAGCAGAAGCCATGGTTTTGGAGGGACGGGTGCAGATGCTTGTGGTCCCAGCTAAAGAGGTTTATCGCTGCGATAAGTGCTCTTATGTATCTAGTAAGGAGACTGCTTTGAAGTACCACTGCCAGGCTTTGTGCAGTGGTAGGATAAAGGGACACCAGTGCCAAGCCTGTGGTGCACAGTTCAAACAGCAGCGGGGCCTTGATAGCCACCTGTCAAAAAAGTGCCCAGCACTTCCACGAAAAACAAGGACATTTGTAGGCACTGCCAATACGTGTTTGGCAGCAGAGGACAATTCTGCTGTGGATCAGGATGATGAAACAAATTCCAGTCAGACAGAGCTTCCATCTTCCCAAAATAGGATTTCCACAGATAAGGGACTTCAGCAAGAAGAGGGAGTATGTACATCtcatttaaaaatctgtaaagGTATTGTTGATAATGCTTTTACATCCAGTAACTCAGGACAGAAGCAAAGCAAAATTCAAGCAAAAAAACTTTTGAAAGTTCAACTTGCAAAAAAGCAATTACTTTCTAGtaacaaacaaagaaatgttcCTCTGCAGAAGTCCCTTTACGCCAATAAAGATGGGAAATTCAAATGCAAGCTGTGCAGTTTTTCATCAGTCAGGCTTGCAACAGTTGAACGGCACCTCTCAACCTGCAGAAAAATCTTAAGGAAAAGAGAGACTCAGATCATTTCAGAAGAGGGGAACAAGTGTGGCAATGAGTCGATCAAAGAAAAAGAGGACTTGGTGGAAGAGTACAAAGAAAGAACTGGGAATGTTTCTGAGAAACATCAAATCTTTTCTTGTCCAAGCTGTGCATTTAAGTGCAATCAGAAAAGAGCATTAGACAGTCATGAAAAGAGAGGCTGCTTGAAGCCAGATGAAGTCCAATGCACCATGTGTTCATATGTAACTAAATCAAAGACTACTTTGACCCGTCACATTCTGTGTGCCCATAACAAAAAGGTTGGTGTTGCCAAACGTTTGCATTGCCAGCACTGTAGTTTCACCTGCAAACAACAACGATGCATGGCTCAACATATTGCACTCAAACACAAAGGTGCACGACCTCACCAATGTCGATATTGTCCTTTTAGCACCACAAGGCGTTATCGCCTGGAAGAGCATGAGTCTCTTCACACAGGAATCGGTCGTCACAGCTGCGACATGTGTGACAAGACTTTTGGGGCTGTGACAAAATTGCGTCAGCACAAGATGCGCATCCACGACAAACAGCCCACGCACTTCTGCTCACTCTGTGACTTTAGTGGCTACACGCTTGACGATGTGAGACGCCATAATCTCAGATGCCACGTGGGGGAATTACACCATGCTTGCACGCATTGTGATGCTCAGTTTAGTTCAGAGGTTGCACTGAGAAACCACTGTAAACGTGTGCACCAGCTCCAGGTCTGTTTCTCATGTAAGCAGTGTGACTACACATGTGGCAGCGAGGCCACTCTGAAGAGCCACCAAGAGAGCAAGCACCCTCAGGTAAAGTGCAACACTTGCCAGGAGTCTTTTAAGACGAAGGAGAGCCTTGAGATTCATCAAAGAACCCACCTGGCACATCACTGTCAGCTGTGCCCCTTTGCTACCAAAACAAGGCAGCTGTTAGCTCAGCACCTTCTGAATGAACATGAGGAGGAATCTCAGGAGGAAAAGCCTCTCAAGTGCAGTTCTTGTCAGTTTGCTTGTCGGCATCAGTTGGTGTTAGAGCAACACCTTCGTTCACATGGAGGCAAGCGACTTTACAAATGCACAGACTGCGAGTATTCAACCAGGAACAAGCAGAAGATCACGTGGCACATTCGTATACACACTGGAGAGAAGCCTTACAGCTGTGAGCAGTGCAGTTACACCTGCACTGATCCATCTAGGTTGAAG CTTCACATGAGGGTTCACCAAGCAGAGAAGAAGTATCTTTGTCCAGAGTGCGGCTACAAATGCAAGTGGGCGACTCAGCTGAAGTATCACATGACCAAGCACACAG GGGACAAGCCATATGCCTGTGATGAGTGTGACTACCGCACTAACAGAGCAGATGCTCTCCGTGCCCACCGGGACACGCAGCACTGTGACCTGCGCCCTTATGTCTGTGAGAAATGCGGCAAAGCCTTCAAGACTAGTTTTATACTGAAGACTCACCAGCGCCAACATAGTGACGATCGGCCATACACGTGCGGCTTGTGCCACAAGGCTTTCCGGTGGCCGGCGGGTCTCAGACATCACTACCTCTCACACACCAAGCAGCAGCCTTTCTGCTGTCGCCACTGCTCCTACAGAGCCAAACAGAAGTTCCAGGTGGTCAAGCATTTGCAGAGGCACCATCCAGAGATGTCTGTGGAGCAGGGGGTGGTGAGGGACTCTGAAGCGGTAAGCCTGACCCTGAAGGAGGCCTTGCAGGGGACACTGGATGAGAGAGCAACAGAAGTGGACAAAGAGGGAGGGGCGGGCGATGAGGTACAGGTTGAGGAGGTTATACAAAGAGAGGAAGACTGTGAGACAAAAAGCTGA
- the znf142 gene encoding zinc finger protein 142 isoform X2, translating into METVEAHQCEKCGESFSDSGFFTSHPCSERLTTPSSKKQLENYKCSQCSEVFSKPGILKRHLKIIHGGHDPEGPFPCTEQGCQFSSTDRQEYQAHLMSSHGLTLIPCTQQSCKMSFLTQGEMERHLQAHMPFGCFQCQFVTQNEKDLNDHLSEHNHLPPRAQGQGAAATTVCTNGRYQPQVSNRPKRKLNTSPAYALSLPGERSEEQPERPRHNIKRMRKAVEGDKPSAVDAVLPPSKEYLAEGSEHTYRTHTCPKCRRCFKMRSHLQEHLHLHFPDPSLQCPTCKRYFTSKSKLRIHRLREAGEKVHHCHLCEYSAVERNAIRRHLTSVHAGEAEDGVKGHSYPCPTCGQSFHQSKSLKAHMKTHNILSHSKPVACFQEGCSFQSSLRKELVRHTAEVHGFKAVECRHHACGAVFQSETDMEAHYRTHLAYHCSQCDFSCSNKTVFLQHQRHGHPGNEKLCCDFCCFVTFNPVEFQQHIGHLHANEKIHRCSQCTYVTSHKRGLKRHMLMHSGEKPHKCSLCDFRCRDESYLSKHMLTHSDNKNFMCAECGYVTKWKHYLNVHMRKHAGDLRYQCDQCPYRCHRMDQLNSHKLRHQAKSLMCEICAYACKRKYELRNHMLAKHSGEEKQPSIYKCKYCTYTTCYRQALQNHENCKHTKLKEFRCALCFYSSFSSISLFLHKRKTHGYVPGDKAWLENYAAKEKERNSTEFLQDFYSKPLAAHKQSEQSTSEGPPLSQRELSDLPGSADHSASKGSVAGSQTVDSVDVFDVVSQEVVNQGISDSPQSVNSPEEYCTLVLTTLSTTDYQTSSLQNQEESCANQTPSSSKFNCNGSDISPEKADFSTSSLEEDDVAMADAECEQSDIDDNYESLNNTSQPIIPGECQTPAVESGGGKICSTFPSEHNQPFESEIRLKAMKKHDKDQAEAMVLEGRVQMLVVPAKEVYRCDKCSYVSSKETALKYHCQALCSGRIKGHQCQACGAQFKQQRGLDSHLSKKCPALPRKTRTFVGTANTCLAAEDNSAVDQDDETNSSQTELPSSQNRISTDKGLQQEEGVCTSHLKICKGIVDNAFTSSNSGQKQSKIQAKKLLKVQLAKKQLLSSNKQRNVPLQKSLYANKDGKFKCKLCSFSSVRLATVERHLSTCRKILRKRETQIISEEGNKCGNESIKEKEDLVEEYKERTGNVSEKHQIFSCPSCAFKCNQKRALDSHEKRGCLKPDEVQCTMCSYVTKSKTTLTRHILCAHNKKVGVAKRLHCQHCSFTCKQQRCMAQHIALKHKGARPHQCRYCPFSTTRRYRLEEHESLHTGIGRHSCDMCDKTFGAVTKLRQHKMRIHDKQPTHFCSLCDFSGYTLDDVRRHNLRCHVGELHHACTHCDAQFSSEVALRNHCKRVHQLQVCFSCKQCDYTCGSEATLKSHQESKHPQVKCNTCQESFKTKESLEIHQRTHLAHHCQLCPFATKTRQLLAQHLLNEHEEESQEEKPLKCSSCQFACRHQLVLEQHLRSHGGKRLYKCTDCEYSTRNKQKITWHIRIHTGEKPYSCEQCSYTCTDPSRLKLHMRVHQAEKKYLCPECGYKCKWATQLKYHMTKHTGDKPYACDECDYRTNRADALRAHRDTQHCDLRPYVCEKCGKAFKTSFILKTHQRQHSDDRPYTCGLCHKAFRWPAGLRHHYLSHTKQQPFCCRHCSYRAKQKFQVVKHLQRHHPEMSVEQGVVRDSEAVSLTLKEALQGTLDERATEVDKEGGAGDEVQVEEVIQREEDCETKS; encoded by the exons TCCAAGCCAGGTATCCTGAAACGGCACCTTAAAATCATCCACGGTGGACATGACCCTGAAGGCCCATTCCCCTGCACTGAGCAAGGCTGCCAGTTCAGCAGCACAGACCGTCAGGAATATCAAGCTCACTTGATGTCCTCACATGGTCTCACTCTTATCCCTTGCACCCAGCAGTCCTGTAAAATGTCATTCCTCACACAGGGTGAGATGGAGAGACACTTGCAGGCCCACATGCCCTTCGGCTGCTTTCAGTGTCAGTTTGTCACTCAGAATGAAAAAGATCTGAATGATCACCTCTCGGAGCACAACCATCTGCCACCTCGTGCTCAAG ggcagggggcTGCAGCCACAACTGTATGCACTAATGGAAGGTACCAACCTCAGGTGTCCAACAGgccaaaaagaaaactgaatacCAGCCCAGCTTATGCATTATCATTACCTGGAGAGAGGAGTGAGGAACAGCCTGAGAGGCCAAGGCACAATATTAAAAGGATGAGAAAGGCAGTGGAAGGAGACAAACCCTCAGCAGTGGATGCTGTACTGCCTCCATCCAAAG AGTACCTTGCAGAGGGATCAGAGCACACTTATCGCACCCACACTTGCCCCAAGTGTCGCCGCTGCTTCAAGATGCGCTCCCACCTGCAGGAGCACCTCCATTTACATTTTCCTGACCCCAGCCTCCAGTGTCCCACCTGCAAGCGTTACTTCACCAGCAAGAGCAAACTACGTATACACAGACTTCGTGAGGCGGGTGAAAAGGTTCACCATTGCCACTTGTGTGAATATTCTGCCGTGGAGCGGAACGCAATTCGTCGCCACCTTACCAGCGTGCATGCCGGTGAGGCAGAGGACGGTGTAAAGGGTCACAGCTATCCCTGCCCCACCTGTGGTCAAAGCTTTCACCAGAGCAAATCTCTTAAGGCCCACATGAAGACGCACAATATTCTGTCACACAGCAAGCCAGTGGCCTGCTTCCAAGAGGGTTGTTCTTTCCAGAGTTCTTTGCGTAAAGAACTTGTCAGACACACTGCCGAGGTGCATGGGTTCAAGGCTGTAGAGTGTCGCCATCACGCTTGTGGTGCCGTTTTCCAAAGTGAGACAGACATGGAGGCTCATTATCGGACACACCTCGCTTACCACTGCTCACAGTGTGATTTCTCATGTTCCAATAAGACTGTCTTCCTCCAGCACCAGCGGCACGGTCACCCAGGAAATGAAAAGCTTTGCTGCGACTTCTGCTGCTTCGTCACATTTAACCCTGTGGAGTTCCAGCAGCACATCGGACATTTGCACGCCAACGAGAAGATCCATCGCTGCTCTCAGTGCACCTACGTGACCTCGCATAAACGGGGCTTGAAGAGACACATGCTGATGCACAGTG GTGAGAAGCCCCACAAGTGCAGCCTGTGTGACTTCAGGTGCCGAGACGAGTCCTACCTCTCTAAACATATGCTCACACACTCAGACAACAAGAACTTTATGTGTGCTGAATGTGGATACGTCACTAAATGGAAACACTATCTGAATGTCCATATGAGGAAACATGCTGGAGACCTCAG GTATCAGTGTGACCAGTGCCCCTACCGCTGTCACCGAATGGACCAGCTCAATAGCCACAAATTACGACATCAGGCCAAATCACTTATGTGTGAGATCTGTGCTTATGCCTGCAAGCGCAAATATGAGCTTCGCAATCACATGTTGGCCAAACACTCCGGAGAGGAGAAACAGCCATCCATATATAAGTgcaaatactgtacatacactACCTGCTACAGACAAGCCCTTCAAAACCATGAGAACTGTAAACATACCAAGCTGAAAGAGTTCCGGTGTGCCCTCTGCTTTTATTCCTCTTTCAGTAGCATCAGCCTCTTCCTGCACAAGAGGAAAACTCATGGCTATGTACCTGGGGACAAAGCATGGCTTGAAAACTACGCTgcaaaggagaaggagaggaactCAACAGAGTTCTTGCAGGATTTTTACAGTAAGCCCTTAGCAGCTCACAAGCAGTCTGAACAATCCACCTCTGAAGGACCTCCACTGTCTCAAAGAGAACTTTCTGATCTTCCTGGCTCAGCAGATCACAGTGCCAGCAAAGGGTCTGTAGCTGGTTCACAAACTGTGGATTCTGTGGATGTTTTTGACGTTGTTTCGCAAGAGGTTGTTAATCAAGGTATTTCAGATAGTCCTCAATCTGTGAACAGTCCTGAGGAGTACTGTACTCTTGTTTTAACAACACTATCAACCACTGACTATCAGACCTCCTCTTTACAAAATCAGGAAGAAAGTTGTGCAAATCAGACTCCAAGCTCATCAAAATTTAATTGCAATGGCTCTGACATATCACCAGAAAAGGCAGACTTCTCTACATCTTCactggaggaagatgatgtagCTATGGCTGATGCAGAATGTGAACAAAGTGACATAGATGACAACTATGAGTCCCTAAATAATACAAGTCAACCAATCATACCAGGGGAGTGTCAAACACCTGCGGTGGAGAGTGGTGGTGGAAAAATCTGTTCCACTTTTCCTTCTGAGCACAATCAGCCATTTGAATCTGAGATCCGTCTTAAAGCTATGAAAAAGCACGACAAAGACCAAGCAGAAGCCATGGTTTTGGAGGGACGGGTGCAGATGCTTGTGGTCCCAGCTAAAGAGGTTTATCGCTGCGATAAGTGCTCTTATGTATCTAGTAAGGAGACTGCTTTGAAGTACCACTGCCAGGCTTTGTGCAGTGGTAGGATAAAGGGACACCAGTGCCAAGCCTGTGGTGCACAGTTCAAACAGCAGCGGGGCCTTGATAGCCACCTGTCAAAAAAGTGCCCAGCACTTCCACGAAAAACAAGGACATTTGTAGGCACTGCCAATACGTGTTTGGCAGCAGAGGACAATTCTGCTGTGGATCAGGATGATGAAACAAATTCCAGTCAGACAGAGCTTCCATCTTCCCAAAATAGGATTTCCACAGATAAGGGACTTCAGCAAGAAGAGGGAGTATGTACATCtcatttaaaaatctgtaaagGTATTGTTGATAATGCTTTTACATCCAGTAACTCAGGACAGAAGCAAAGCAAAATTCAAGCAAAAAAACTTTTGAAAGTTCAACTTGCAAAAAAGCAATTACTTTCTAGtaacaaacaaagaaatgttcCTCTGCAGAAGTCCCTTTACGCCAATAAAGATGGGAAATTCAAATGCAAGCTGTGCAGTTTTTCATCAGTCAGGCTTGCAACAGTTGAACGGCACCTCTCAACCTGCAGAAAAATCTTAAGGAAAAGAGAGACTCAGATCATTTCAGAAGAGGGGAACAAGTGTGGCAATGAGTCGATCAAAGAAAAAGAGGACTTGGTGGAAGAGTACAAAGAAAGAACTGGGAATGTTTCTGAGAAACATCAAATCTTTTCTTGTCCAAGCTGTGCATTTAAGTGCAATCAGAAAAGAGCATTAGACAGTCATGAAAAGAGAGGCTGCTTGAAGCCAGATGAAGTCCAATGCACCATGTGTTCATATGTAACTAAATCAAAGACTACTTTGACCCGTCACATTCTGTGTGCCCATAACAAAAAGGTTGGTGTTGCCAAACGTTTGCATTGCCAGCACTGTAGTTTCACCTGCAAACAACAACGATGCATGGCTCAACATATTGCACTCAAACACAAAGGTGCACGACCTCACCAATGTCGATATTGTCCTTTTAGCACCACAAGGCGTTATCGCCTGGAAGAGCATGAGTCTCTTCACACAGGAATCGGTCGTCACAGCTGCGACATGTGTGACAAGACTTTTGGGGCTGTGACAAAATTGCGTCAGCACAAGATGCGCATCCACGACAAACAGCCCACGCACTTCTGCTCACTCTGTGACTTTAGTGGCTACACGCTTGACGATGTGAGACGCCATAATCTCAGATGCCACGTGGGGGAATTACACCATGCTTGCACGCATTGTGATGCTCAGTTTAGTTCAGAGGTTGCACTGAGAAACCACTGTAAACGTGTGCACCAGCTCCAGGTCTGTTTCTCATGTAAGCAGTGTGACTACACATGTGGCAGCGAGGCCACTCTGAAGAGCCACCAAGAGAGCAAGCACCCTCAGGTAAAGTGCAACACTTGCCAGGAGTCTTTTAAGACGAAGGAGAGCCTTGAGATTCATCAAAGAACCCACCTGGCACATCACTGTCAGCTGTGCCCCTTTGCTACCAAAACAAGGCAGCTGTTAGCTCAGCACCTTCTGAATGAACATGAGGAGGAATCTCAGGAGGAAAAGCCTCTCAAGTGCAGTTCTTGTCAGTTTGCTTGTCGGCATCAGTTGGTGTTAGAGCAACACCTTCGTTCACATGGAGGCAAGCGACTTTACAAATGCACAGACTGCGAGTATTCAACCAGGAACAAGCAGAAGATCACGTGGCACATTCGTATACACACTGGAGAGAAGCCTTACAGCTGTGAGCAGTGCAGTTACACCTGCACTGATCCATCTAGGTTGAAG CTTCACATGAGGGTTCACCAAGCAGAGAAGAAGTATCTTTGTCCAGAGTGCGGCTACAAATGCAAGTGGGCGACTCAGCTGAAGTATCACATGACCAAGCACACAG GGGACAAGCCATATGCCTGTGATGAGTGTGACTACCGCACTAACAGAGCAGATGCTCTCCGTGCCCACCGGGACACGCAGCACTGTGACCTGCGCCCTTATGTCTGTGAGAAATGCGGCAAAGCCTTCAAGACTAGTTTTATACTGAAGACTCACCAGCGCCAACATAGTGACGATCGGCCATACACGTGCGGCTTGTGCCACAAGGCTTTCCGGTGGCCGGCGGGTCTCAGACATCACTACCTCTCACACACCAAGCAGCAGCCTTTCTGCTGTCGCCACTGCTCCTACAGAGCCAAACAGAAGTTCCAGGTGGTCAAGCATTTGCAGAGGCACCATCCAGAGATGTCTGTGGAGCAGGGGGTGGTGAGGGACTCTGAAGCGGTAAGCCTGACCCTGAAGGAGGCCTTGCAGGGGACACTGGATGAGAGAGCAACAGAAGTGGACAAAGAGGGAGGGGCGGGCGATGAGGTACAGGTTGAGGAGGTTATACAAAGAGAGGAAGACTGTGAGACAAAAAGCTGA